ACCAAAGCTTCTCAAACTCATAGAGAAAGAGTATAAACATGGTTCCAAGGGGCACATTATACTAAAAGCGAACTCTTTAGTAGATGCAGATATCATCAAAGCACTCTATATCGCTTCTCAAAAAGGGTGTAGGGTCGATCTTATCATCCGTGGGATCTGTTGTTTGAGACCGGGGATCAAAGGTATCAGTGAAAACATTACGGTCTCGTCTGTGATAGGAAAATACCTGGAACATGCACGTATCTACTTTTTTAAACATGACAAAGTGAAATGCTACATCGCCTCTGCGGACCTCATGCCACGTAACCTTGTAAGACGTGTAGAGCTTATGACACCTATCATGGAAGAGACCCTGAAACAAAAGATAGAACAGATCTTGATGTTACAGCTTGCAGATAACGCCTTACGCTGGGAACTTCAAGAAGATGGAAACTACACAAAAGTCCCCCCTCTGGGTAAAACGGTCAACAGCCATACTGTCTTGGAAGAGTATGTCAACAAGATCCATGACAAAACAAAAAAAGAGACACCTGACTATGTAAGCCGTTTGGCAAATCGTATATTAAAGGAGAGTTAATGATACTAAAATTTAAAGAGTGGACACCCAAGCTCGGACCTAATGCCTGGATAGCCGAAGGTTCTTCTGTGATCGGACGTGTAACCATGGGAGAAGATTCTGCTGTATGGTTCGGCTGTGTGGTACGCGGGGACGTACATCACATTACCATAGGAGACAGAAGCAATATCCAAGACCTCAGTATGATACATGTCACACACCATAAAAAAGCAGATATGTCAGATGGACATCCTACTGTGATAGGGAACGATGTTACCGTAGGTCACCGTGTCATGCTCCATGGATGTACGATAGAAGATGCCTGTCTCATAGGTATGTCCGCCACCATACTTGATGGTGCTGTCATAGGGAAAGAGTCCATAGTCGGAGCAGACAGCCTGGTCACAAAGAACAAGGTCTTCCCTCCTCGAAGTCTCATCATGGGGAGTCCTGCAAAAGTCGTACGTGAGCTAACAGACGAAGAAGTAGCAGAACTCTATGCCTCTGCTCAACGTTATGTCAGTTTTAAAAATGAGTATCAATAACGTAAACAGTAACAAATGAAACAGATCATCACAAAAAGCCTGCAGGATATGTTCTCTAAAGATGTCATCCTCTTTGTTATCAAAATAGGATCCATCTCATTGGCTCTTACCCTGCTGTTCGCATGGAATTTGTGGGGTCTGTTAACAGACATCATTGCTTCCTATCTCTCATGGATCCCATGGGAATGGCTGCAGACATCGGGAGCATCTGTAGGAACCTTTATGTTTACCTATATGATTTTTATCATCATCGTCTCCCTGCTTACTTCACTTTACAGTGAGAAGTTACTTATAGCCTTGGCCAAGAAACGTTACCCTGATATTCCTGTGGTCGGCAGTGCAAATCTTACGACTTCCATTCTCTTGACACTGAAAGCCAGTATCGTTTTTCTAGTGCTTTTCATCCTCACGCTTCCCTTGCTTTTTATACCCATATTCGGTCAGGTATGGATACTCTACCTGTGGTCTGTCTTACTGAAGGAACCTACGATGTATGATGTAGGGGCACTCTTTATCAAAGAGAAAAAAATACGCAGAGAAAAAAAGAAAAAAACAACAGTGTTGGCTATGATGGCAGCACTTTTCAACTATATACCCTTGGTCAATATCTTTGCCCCTGTATGTGCACAGATACTCTTTTTGCATCACACCCTGGGGAAAGAAACTAAAGTTTAACGCTCTTTTTCTTTTTTGACCCTTCGTTCCTTCTTGCTGGAGACGGAAAAACATAACAGTTCATCCGCGCTCTTTACATACCTCGGCACTGTTTCCAGACTTTTTTCCATTACCTTTGCAGCACACAAAGCATCGCTAAAAGCACGATGATGCGTAGCTGTTTCTATCTCTAAAAAATCTATAAGATAGGCAAGCCCATACCGTTCACTCTCAAAGGTACGTCTTGCAAGATCGATCGTACAGAGTTTAGGGTTACCTATATGCCCCAGTCCAAATCTGTCAAAAGAGGCATTCAAAAAACTATAATCGAAATTTGCATTATGTGCGACAAACACCGCATCCCCCATGAAATGGCGCAATGCCGTCAATGCTTCTTTTCTTGTAGGTGCACCTATGAGGTCCGTTGGTTCTATACCTGTGATCTTCGTAATGTATTCCGGTAAGAACGCACACTCGACAAAAGTTTCAAAACGGTCTATGATTTCCCCGTTCTGCACCATCACTGCACCGATCTCGATGACCTGTGACGTACCCGGCTTACTTCCGTTGGTTTCTATATCTATGACACAATAACGCTGTTCTTTATGTGAAGTAAAACATGTCTCAAGTCTATAGTGTGCATCGTTCAATTGGGTGATAGGATAGCCTGAGGCCTGAAGAAGGATGAAGATCGTTTCAGCATCTTCCAGTAGGGTTGTATACTTTGTAACGATATGTCTGTATTGTTCTTCATGCAATATCCCTCCATGTTTACGAAAGGCTGTAGTAAGTTCTTCAAAGACTTTTTGCATTGGCTATAAATTGTTGCACTTTTTTAGGGTCTTTTTTCCCCTTGATGGATTCTACACCGGAACTTACATCCACGCCATAAAAACCAAACGGTTTGACTTGTTCAAGATTCTCGGGGGTTAGGCCTCCTGCCAAAATGATCTTAGAACAGTCTATGCCTTTGAACCATTCAAGATTCAAACGTTCTCCCGCACCGCCATAGACTTCACTGTATGCATCTACTAAACGATACCTGTCTTGAAATTTTGTTAGATCTTCCGGACCTTTTGCCCGTACCACAGGCAAAGTCTGTAAGCCGATGGCAGCCAAAGACTCTTCATCCACATCAAAATGGATCTGTGCCCGTGAAATATCAGAGTATCTGCACACCGTATCTATCGTCTCTACCCCTTCATTGACAAAGAGCCCTACTCTTTCTACAAAAGGGGGAAGTTGATCGATGATCCTTTTCGCTGCTGCCGGTGTGATATAGCGTGGTGATTTATTATAAAAAACAAATCCCAATGCATCTGCCCCACACTCTACGGCATGTAAAGCATCTTTCAAGTTGGTAATGCCACAAATTTTTACACGCATAATATCTTCCCTTTATTTTAATGCAGCAATGGCTTTTTCTATACCCTCTGGGTGTTTATAGACAAACGAGCCGGCCACAACAATATCGACACCAGCTGCCTCCAACTCTTTGACATTCTGATCATTCACCCCACCATCTACTTCTATCAGACATTTTGGATTTTTCTTCTCTATCAATGCTTTTAAGCGCTGTGCTTTTTCTATAACCGAAGGAATAAATTTCTGTCCGCCATAACCCGGATTCACACTCATGAGAAGCACCATATCGACATCTTCAATCAAAAACTCTATCGCTTCAATCGGTGTATGCGGGTTCAGTGTGATTGCAGGACGTATGCCCAATGCACGGATTTTTTGTATGAGTCTGTGAGGATGTTTCTCCTCCTCGATATGAAACGATATGAACTCCGGTTTCAAAGGGGCAAAAAGGTCAACAAAAAATGTGTTGTTCTCTACCATCAGGTGTATATCCAAAGGTTTGGTTGCTGCTTGGGCTACCGCTTCCACAACCACAGGTCCTATGGTAAGGTTTGGTACAAAATGGCCATCCATCACGTCGACATGCACAAGGTCACAACCACCCTCACAAATGGCTGCCACATCACGCGCCAAATGTCCAAAATCAGCAGAAAGTATACTTGGGGCTACTAACATAAATATCCTCTTGTGTTATTTTGATTTATTATAGCAAAATCAAACTTTTGACCTTGTGCCATAGGAAGGGGAGAGCATACGATTTACAAAAGAATCTCACGATAGTGTCCTATCACACACTCTCATGAGAGTACTTCCGTGGGATCTGTTTTCTCTTTTCATCCAAAACTTAAGAAAGGGTGCAAACACCTTAAGCAAATTTTATGTTCAAATTGTCTATAATCCCACAAAATATTCTTCGTTTTACACTGAACCTTTCAAAAAGTGTAACTGGGACGATCAAATTAAAGGACATACTATGGCAAGAAGATGTGACATTACGGGCAAAGGCCCATTAACAGGAAACAATGTTTCTCACGCAAACAACAAAACAAAAAGAAGACAACTTCCAAACTTGAGATCTGTAAAGATCACACTTGAAGATGGAACAACTAAAAGAGTTAAAGTAGCTGCTTCTACACTTAGAACTATGAAGAAACATGCTGCTCAAGCTGCCACAGCTGAGTAAGTCCCTACCTTTGGGACTCCGGCTTTGAAAGCCACACAAAGATTTAAAAAGTTTCTCGGTTGGAGAAGCGCACCCAAACCTCATATTACACTAAA
The sequence above is drawn from the Sulfurovum sp. TSL1 genome and encodes:
- a CDS encoding gamma carbonic anhydrase family protein codes for the protein MILKFKEWTPKLGPNAWIAEGSSVIGRVTMGEDSAVWFGCVVRGDVHHITIGDRSNIQDLSMIHVTHHKKADMSDGHPTVIGNDVTVGHRVMLHGCTIEDACLIGMSATILDGAVIGKESIVGADSLVTKNKVFPPRSLIMGSPAKVVRELTDEEVAELYASAQRYVSFKNEYQ
- a CDS encoding phosphoribosylanthranilate isomerase, translating into MRVKICGITNLKDALHAVECGADALGFVFYNKSPRYITPAAAKRIIDQLPPFVERVGLFVNEGVETIDTVCRYSDISRAQIHFDVDEESLAAIGLQTLPVVRAKGPEDLTKFQDRYRLVDAYSEVYGGAGERLNLEWFKGIDCSKIILAGGLTPENLEQVKPFGFYGVDVSSGVESIKGKKDPKKVQQFIANAKSL
- a CDS encoding 3'-5' exonuclease — its product is MQKVFEELTTAFRKHGGILHEEQYRHIVTKYTTLLEDAETIFILLQASGYPITQLNDAHYRLETCFTSHKEQRYCVIDIETNGSKPGTSQVIEIGAVMVQNGEIIDRFETFVECAFLPEYITKITGIEPTDLIGAPTRKEALTALRHFMGDAVFVAHNANFDYSFLNASFDRFGLGHIGNPKLCTIDLARRTFESERYGLAYLIDFLEIETATHHRAFSDALCAAKVMEKSLETVPRYVKSADELLCFSVSSKKERRVKKEKER
- a CDS encoding EI24 domain-containing protein, translating into MKQIITKSLQDMFSKDVILFVIKIGSISLALTLLFAWNLWGLLTDIIASYLSWIPWEWLQTSGASVGTFMFTYMIFIIIVSLLTSLYSEKLLIALAKKRYPDIPVVGSANLTTSILLTLKASIVFLVLFILTLPLLFIPIFGQVWILYLWSVLLKEPTMYDVGALFIKEKKIRREKKKKTTVLAMMAALFNYIPLVNIFAPVCAQILFLHHTLGKETKV
- the rpe gene encoding ribulose-phosphate 3-epimerase; translated protein: MLVAPSILSADFGHLARDVAAICEGGCDLVHVDVMDGHFVPNLTIGPVVVEAVAQAATKPLDIHLMVENNTFFVDLFAPLKPEFISFHIEEEKHPHRLIQKIRALGIRPAITLNPHTPIEAIEFLIEDVDMVLLMSVNPGYGGQKFIPSVIEKAQRLKALIEKKNPKCLIEVDGGVNDQNVKELEAAGVDIVVAGSFVYKHPEGIEKAIAALK
- the rpmB gene encoding 50S ribosomal protein L28; the encoded protein is MARRCDITGKGPLTGNNVSHANNKTKRRQLPNLRSVKITLEDGTTKRVKVAASTLRTMKKHAAQAATAE